In Juglans microcarpa x Juglans regia isolate MS1-56 chromosome 4S, Jm3101_v1.0, whole genome shotgun sequence, a single window of DNA contains:
- the LOC121263105 gene encoding uncharacterized protein LOC121263105, whose product MSGDDANRNKDNPWPSPNRASQEKEEYMKLWGIFLFSLIGATATTFAVGQLRRTADWIYVQLTRSQSSWKGGTGSSFRSSFQEEARKKYNRRMQEEYEEEMERVERIRRVQSVFNRERNKYRTGYESWRESGPGAYHQHFQRDDWYWKTDTSHKYQRSSFKETPRASAGYWLSHHYSVLGLNRCRTTPYTDAEIKTAFRAKAKEFHPDQNQDNKEAAEVKFKEVMTSYEAIKEERKKFA is encoded by the exons ATGAGCGGCGACGATGCTAATCGGAACAAGGATAATCCCTGGCCGTCTCCGAACAGAGCCtctcaagaaaaagaggaatACATGAAGCTCTGGGGGATTTTTCTCTTCAGTCTAATCGGCGCCACTGCCACTACTTTTGCC GTTGGCCAACTTCGGAGGACTGCTGATTGGATCTATGTTCAG CTGACCAGGTCACAATCATCATGGAAAGGAGGAACTGGCAGTTCTTTCCGGTCAAGCTTTCAGGAGGAAGCACGGAAAAAGTATAATCGCCGCATGCAAGAGGAGtatgaagaagaaatggagagaGTT GAACGTATAAGGCGGGTGCAAAGTGTGTTCAACAGAGAGAGGAACAAATACAGAACGGGCTATGAGAGCTGGAGGGAAAGTGGACCTGGTgcatatcatcaacatttcCAGCGAGATGATTGGTATTGGAAAACTGATACGTCCCATAAATATCAGAGATCCAGTTTCAAGGAAACTCCGAGAGCAAGTGCTGGTTATTGGTTATCACATCATTATTCAGTTTTGGGTCTTAACAG GTGCAGAACAACACCATATACTGATGCTGAGATTAAG ACAGCATTTAGGGCTAAGGCAAAGGAGTTTCACCCAGATCAGAACCAGGATAATAAAG AGGCTGCTGAGGTAAAGTTTAAAGAGGTGATGACGTCATATGAGGCCAttaaggaagaaagaaagaaatttgcGTAA